One Candidatus Chazhemtobacterium aquaticus genomic window, AAAGCACCACTCGATCCCTCTCCTCATCCCAAGGATTATTAGGATCAACTCTTACCAACCCTCCCAAATACAGCGCCGTCCAGAAATCAGCCGCTCCCAAAGCTCCCCCCGTATGTCCACTTCCCACATTAACCAACATCTTGATTATCTCCTCCCTTATCTCATCTGCCTTTTCCTGCAACTCACTCACCGTATACCTCATATCTTCACTTTATCCCAAAACCACCCCCCTTACAAAACTCTCAATTAATAAAAGCCTTCTCAATATTCTCACCATTACCCATCTCTACCTCCTCTCCATGCTCACCCTTTAGCAACTCCATCTCATACTTCCACAATGCCTCCATCGCCGCCTCAGGTGTTGTCACTATCCTATATACCCTTAGCGCCTCTGGCCTAATCCTCATATTAGCCGCAAACGCCTCCATGATTGTATGCCAAAAAGAACCGTAAAGAATCAGTGGTTTATGTCTTCCTAAATACAACTTAGCCAAACCCCATGCCATCCCAAACTCACTCACCGTTCCCGTTCCTCCGTTAAATAAAATATAAGCGTTCCCTAACTCCAACAACTTCAAGGTTCGATCCAAATAATTATTCATGATGATTTCCTTATCTGCCTTGTTTAACGGATCCTTACCCTCAAAGTTCTCCATGTGTTTAGGATAAAAAGTAGCCACATATGCTTTACCACCCCCTTCATGAGCCCCTTCAGTCGAAGCTCTCATCACCCCTGGACCCCCTCCGTTTACTACTACCAAACCATGTTCCGCCACCATCCTCGCCACCTCCTTTGCTGAGTCATATAAACCATCTCCCTCATGAGCATCGGCATAACCCAAAAATGACACCGCCCTAATTCTCCTAAATGGTCCAATCTTATCCGCTGGCATATTATTCCTCCAAATTCCTTAACTGCTCAAGTTTAGCTACCACATCTCCAGCCCGCAAGAGCTCTCCACCAACCGCAAACTCCATATCCAAAAAATTACGGTCCAACTCCTCCTCACGAATTTGCTCCGCCCACTCAGCCGCCACACACCTCTTTATCTCACTTACTCCCAAACCTCCATCAACCACAATAGGTATATCACTCCTCATCTTTCTCACCGACGCAATTTTACTTAGAACCCTTTCATCAAACTCCTGACCCTGAAAACCTGCCTTAACTGACATCAACAGCACCGCATCCAAGTCATAGACATATTCCTCCAATCTATCCACCTCTGTTTCTAAATCTAACGCCAATCCTACCCCCATTCCCGCCACTTGTGTCTCTGCAATATATCCAGCTACATCATTCATTCTTTCTATGTGAGCAAACACCCTTCCAGTTCCACCCCTAACACACCTCTTCACCCACTTTTCGGGCCTATCCACCATCAAATGCCAATCCCATTCCACCACCGTATCAATCACCTCCAAATCCTCCGGATTAACTGTCTTATTATCTGCAAACACCCCATCAATTACATCCACCTGGACTCTCCCAACCAACCCCTTTACCTTATCAAAATCCTCCTGAAACTCCCTTAAATTCGGCCTCAAAATAGCTGGAATAATCTTCACCATCGTAGCAACTATCTTACCACTTTCTAATCACTCTCAAATCGTAATTTATCCAACTTAACCAAACGTCTAACAAACCTCTCCTCACCACTAAACTCCGTCTTCATAAAAACCTCAACCATCTCCTTTATCACCTTCTCACTACTGTAATCCGCCGCAATCGCCAAACAATTAACATCATCATCAGTTCTCGCCTTTCTTACCTGCTCCACATCAAAACCCAGAGCACATCTCACCCCATCAAACCGATTCGCCACAATACTTACCCCCACCCCATTTCTACAAAAAACTACACCTCTCACTTCCTTATCTCCACCAACCTCCCTAGCTACTTGCTTAGCATAATCAACAAAATCATCCTCGGCCATATAATTGACTGCTCCTACATCAATTACATCAATACCCCGATCAACCAACCAATCCTTCACTACTTCCTTAACTTGATACCCTCCATGATCCGCCCCTATCACCACTTTCATACCCATTATCTTATCATCCTCCAACCCCAAACTCCTCACGTACTTCCTCGCTCATCATCGCCGGTATCCAAAGAGGATCCCATACCAACTCTAACTCAACTCTTTCCACTCCTTCCAATTTACCCACAGCACTCTTCACCATTTGATCAATCAACCCCGCCAAAGGACATCCTGGACTCGTTAGAGTCATCTCCACCCTAACCACTTCCTCATTTATCTCCACCCCATACACTAATCCCAAATCAACTACATTAATACCCAACTCAGGATCAATCACTCCCTTTAAAGCATTAAAAACATCTTGATCTTTCAGCATCCACTCATCATACCAACTTTATCTCTTTAGCTGAAACTGAGCCTCAGCCAAACAATAAACTGACCAAGCTGCCAACAAGACTGCCACCAGCATCCACTGAGTACTGGCCAGATAAATATCGTATCCAACTGATCCTAATCCAGCCAAAATCGCCGCCGAAATGCTCAGCAACATCATCCCCTTGGCTAAAGCCAACTTATCCTTATCACGACTAAACATAAACCCACTCACCTCCCTTCACCAACAGCCCACCAGGGCAACTACTACTTAAAAGTACCTTTAAGTACTTCTTTCTCGGGAGACTTGTCATCCCTTACCTCCAATGTAATCACAACTAAATCATATTCCACAAGCCCTTCATCGCCCACAAACTCAAGTAACCAACCACCTTTCTCTTTTATTAGCTTTCCCACATTCACTCTCCTCTCTCCGCCTATCAACCACCCTTCATAGAACTCGCCGTTACCCAACTCCGGCAAATCAGCCATCACTGAATGATACAACCGCCCACCCGTTACCTCTCGAGTTGCAACTCCAAAACCTGACTCCCCCTCCACTGGCCTCAACTCCACTCGTTCAGCCGTATCAGACACCGCACCCATTCCTCTAAATCTCTCAAGCACCTCCTCACTAATCTCCAAGTTGTCCCCCACCTCAATTACATCTTCTGGCTCAACTCGATTTGTCATCCAATACCAACCCCCAACTGCCACCAAACCCAAAAAAACCAAACCCCAAACCAACCCATATCTTTTCATACCCATATTCTATCCTATTCTGCCAACTCTGCTTCCACCGCTCGCAGTAAATCTCCAACTGCAGTCTGCTTACCGTTAACAAAAAATGTCGGTGTCCCTCTCACTCCCAATCTCATAGCTTCCCCGTAATCATTCATCACTAGCTCCTTATGCCTTCCCTCTTCAAGTGACTCAACAAACATCTCCCGATCCAAGCCCAATTCTTCAGCATAATCAGATAGCTTAACCTCAATCTCTTTTTCTTCCGCCCATTCTCCTTGCCGTTCAAACAACAAGTCATGATACTCCCAAAACTTGCCTTGATCGTGTGCCGCTTCCGCTGCCTCAGCTGCAATCAAAGCATTCTTGTGAATACTTGACAGTGGCATATGTCTAAACACAAATCTCACTCCCTCTCTATTCTGTACTTGTTTCACTAATCCCTGTGCCGCCTTACAAGCAGGACACTGAAAATCACTAAACTCCACCACCTCTACCTTAGCATCCTCCGCTCCCATTACCAACCTCTCCTCACCCGAAATCTCTTTGACCTCTCCACCCATCTGATCTCCAGTCATCCTACTCATCCCCAAGGCTACTACAATCAACAGCAACAAACTTCCTCCTATCACTCCAAAAATCAACTTAGCATCGTTCATAAGTCCCTATCTTGCACTAAACTAATCCAAGATTCAAGTCTTACTTCGGCCAAATCTTCTCTCCTGTCTC contains:
- a CDS encoding LOG family protein → MPADKIGPFRRIRAVSFLGYADAHEGDGLYDSAKEVARMVAEHGLVVVNGGGPGVMRASTEGAHEGGGKAYVATFYPKHMENFEGKDPLNKADKEIIMNNYLDRTLKLLELGNAYILFNGGTGTVSEFGMAWGLAKLYLGRHKPLILYGSFWHTIMEAFAANMRIRPEALRVYRIVTTPEAAMEALWKYEMELLKGEHGEEVEMGNGENIEKAFIN
- a CDS encoding RpiB/LacA/LacB family sugar-phosphate isomerase — its product is MKVVIGADHGGYQVKEVVKDWLVDRGIDVIDVGAVNYMAEDDFVDYAKQVAREVGGDKEVRGVVFCRNGVGVSIVANRFDGVRCALGFDVEQVRKARTDDDVNCLAIAADYSSEKVIKEMVEVFMKTEFSGEERFVRRLVKLDKLRFESD
- a CDS encoding metal-sulfur cluster assembly factor, producing the protein MLKDQDVFNALKGVIDPELGINVVDLGLVYGVEINEEVVRVEMTLTSPGCPLAGLIDQMVKSAVGKLEGVERVELELVWDPLWIPAMMSEEVREEFGVGG
- a CDS encoding anti-sigma factor, with translation MGMKRYGLVWGLVFLGLVAVGGWYWMTNRVEPEDVIEVGDNLEISEEVLERFRGMGAVSDTAERVELRPVEGESGFGVATREVTGGRLYHSVMADLPELGNGEFYEGWLIGGERRVNVGKLIKEKGGWLLEFVGDEGLVEYDLVVITLEVRDDKSPEKEVLKGTFK
- a CDS encoding DsbA family protein, which produces MNDAKLIFGVIGGSLLLLIVVALGMSRMTGDQMGGEVKEISGEERLVMGAEDAKVEVVEFSDFQCPACKAAQGLVKQVQNREGVRFVFRHMPLSSIHKNALIAAEAAEAAHDQGKFWEYHDLLFERQGEWAEEKEIEVKLSDYAEELGLDREMFVESLEEGRHKELVMNDYGEAMRLGVRGTPTFFVNGKQTAVGDLLRAVEAELAE